A DNA window from Camelina sativa cultivar DH55 chromosome 13, Cs, whole genome shotgun sequence contains the following coding sequences:
- the LOC104735970 gene encoding S-antigen protein-like, producing the protein MSKEEFMKIQTCVLKVNIHCDGCKQKVKKILQKIEGVFTTKIDAEQGKVTISGNVDPSVLIKKLLKSGKHAEVWGGAPKANNNNNQNQPNLANQFKGMQIDHGGKGGGGNPPGGNNNNKGPKNGGGGGGGGGGGPPKMVLPQLTPQQMQQLNPQQLQQLQQLQQMKGFQDLKLPPQLKGGPGPGPGPVPMNKNPQMPVNPNQKAVKFNVPEDDDEEDDFSDEFDDEFDEDDDEFDDDLEDDEFDDHPPPPNKMKPMMGGGAGGGPGGNMMMPNNMMPNAQQMLNAHKNGGGGPGPAGGKIEGKGMPFPAQMAGGGGGNGGKKGGGGGNMVNQNQGGGKNGGKGGGGGHPLDGKMVGGGGPNGNKGGGGGQMNAGPNGGKKGGGGGGSGGPMSGGPMSGGLPPGFRPMGGGGGGGGPPAMSMPMGGAMGGPMGGAMGSLPQMGGGPGPGPMGNNMQAVQGLPAMGPGGGGGGGASGGAPPGYFQGQVPGSGGGGQDSMPAGNPYLQQQQQQQQQQYLAAVMNQQRAMGNERFQPMMYARPPPAVNYMPPQPHQQHPYPYPYPYPHQHPYPPHNGDQYSDYFSDENTSSCNIM; encoded by the exons atgagtaaagAAGAGTTTATGAAGATCCAG ACTTGTGTTCTCAAAGTGAACATTCACTGTGATGGTTGTAAGCAGAAAGTGAAGAAAATCTTGCAGAAAATTGAAg GTGTTTTCACGACAAAGATAGACGCAGAGCAAGGGAAAGTGACTATATCTGGAAACGTAGACCCATCAGTCCTAATCAAGAAGCTCTTGAAGTCTGGCAAACATGCCGAAGTCTGGGGAGGAGCTCCAAAGGCgaataacaacaacaatcagaACCAACCCAACTTGGCCAATCAGTTCAAAGGCATGCAGATTGATCACGGCGGCAAAGGCGGTGGTGGTAACCCCCCCGGTggtaacaataacaacaaaggCCCAAAGAACGGTGGTGGGGGTGGcggaggcggtggtggtgggCCACCGAAGATGGTTCTTCCGCAGTTAACTCCACAACAGATGCAGCAGTTGAATCCTCAGCAGCTTCAGCAGCTTCAACAACTTCAGCAGATGAAAGGGTTTCAAGATCTGAAGCTTCCTCCTCAGTTAAAGGGTGGTCCGGGTCCAGGTCCTGGCCCTGTTCCTATGAACAAGAATCCTCAGATGCCTGTTAATCCTAATCAGAAGGCTGTGAAGTTCAATGTtcctgaagatgatgatgaggaggatgatTTCAGTGACGAGTTcgatgatgagtttgatgaagatgacgacgagtttgatgatgatctggaggatgatgagtttgacgACCACCCACCTCCGCCTAACAAGATGAAGCCTATGATGGGTGGTGGTGCTGGCGGTGGACCTGGTGGTAACATGATGATGCCTAATAACATGATGCCGAACGCTCAGCAGATGTTAAACGCTCATAAAAACGGCGGTGGTGGTCCTGGACCCGCCGGTGGTAAAATTGAGGGTAAAGGTATGCCTTTCCCTGCTCAAATGGCTGGCGGTGGCGGAGGTAACGGTGGTAAGAAGGGCGGTGGCGGTGGTAATATGGTTAACCAGAACCAAGGCGGAGGGAAGAACGGTGGTAaaggcggtggtggtggacaTCCCTTAGATGGAAAAATGGTCGGAGGTGGCGGTCCTAACGGTAACAAAGGAGGTGGCGGAGGCCAGATGAATGCTGGCCCTAACGGTGGCAAAAAGGGTGGCGGCGGAGGTGGCAGCGGAGGACCCATGAGTGGAGGACCCATGAGTGGAGGACTCCCGCCGGGTTTCCGTCCAATGGGAGGcggtggtggcggtggaggaCCTCCGGCCATGAGTATGCCAATGGGCGGTGCAATGGGTGGCCCAATGGGCGGAGCAATGGGTAGTCTACCACAAATGGGCGGTGGTCCTGGTCCTGGTCCAATGGGTAATAATATGCAGGCAGTTCAAGGATTACCCGCAATGGGTCCAGGcggtggtggcggcggcggtGCATCCGGAGGAGCACCACCAGGATATTTCCAAGGCCAAGTCCCAGGCAGCGGCGGAGGTGGACAAGACTCAATGCCGGCGGGAAACCCCTACTtgcaacaacagcaacagcagcaacaacaacaatacttAGCCGCTGTTATGAACCAGCAACGAGCCATGGGCAATGAGCGGTTCCAGCCGATGATGTACGCTCGACCACCGCCAGCTGTAAACTATATGCCACCTCAACCGCACCAACAACATCCATACCCGTATCCATACCCGTATCCACACCAACACCCGTATCCGCCTCACAATGGTGACCAGTATTCTGATTACTTCAGTGATGAGAACACATCAAGCTGCAATATCATGTGA